ATGGATGCCTGGGGTGATGATACACGTCCCTGGCTTTGCCCATCTCAACAATATTACCCAGATACATAACAATAATTCGGTCCGATATGTGTTCGACGACAGATAGGTCGTGGGCGATAAAGAGATAGGACATGTTGAATTCGTCCTGAAGTTCCTGCATCAGGTTGATAACCTGTGCCTGTATGGAAACATCCAGGGCAGAGACCGGTTCATCGCAGATAATCAGTTCGGGATTTGTTGCCAGAGCCCGGGCAATCCCAACCCTCTGGCGTTGACCACCGGAAAATTCGTGGGGATAACGCCGTGATTGTTCCGGTTGCAATCCCACCTTGTCCAGCAACCATCCGACACGCTCCTTTTGCTCAGTCTTGCTCATGGTCGTGTGCAATTGCAACGGTTCACTGATGATTTGAGCCACGGTCATCCGAGGGTTGAGGGAGGCATAGGGATCCTGAAAAATCATCTGGACATCGGAACGGTAGGGGCGGATTTTTTTCGGGCTGTTTTTGATAAAATTGACTTTTTTTCCTTTTATATGATAGATAATGTCACCGGAAAGCTCTACATCCGGCGCCACATGCTTCAGGATATTGATCAGTGCCCTTCCGACTGTTGTTTTGCCGCATCCCGATTCTCCTACCATGCCCACGATTTCACGTTTCCCAATAGAGAAAGAGATGTCATCAACAGCTTTAACCGTAGCGACCTTGTGGGATAAGACACCCCCAAAGACGGGGAAATGGACTTTCAGATGTTGAACATCAACCAGTGGGGATGTATGCATAGTATTTTTCATAACTTAGATTCCATATTCTGTTGAACCACGTGACAACGAACAAAGTGGCGGGGACGGATTTCCCGGAGCTTGGGTTCAATTGTATCACAGATGTCAATTTTATGATCGCAGCGGGTGCAGAATTTACATCCTTCCGGCAATTTTAAAATACTGGGGACCATTCCCCGGATTGTTTTCAGTTTTTCCTTTTTTCCCGTATCCAGAGGATTGGGAATGGACCGGAGGAGTCCCAATGTGTAGGGATGTAAGGGATGATTAAAAAGTTCTTCCACCGGTGCCTCTTCCTGGATCATGCCGCCGTACATTACGATTACCCGTTCACAGGTTTCCGCTACCACTGCAAGGTCATGGGTAATCAGGACAATGGCGGAATCACTTTTCTTGTTTTTTATTTCCAGCATCAAATCCAGAATCTGGGCCTGAATGGTTACATCCAGCGCTGTTGTCGGTTCGTCGGCAATCAGGAGGGAGGGATTTTTGGCCAGTGCCATGGCAATCATGACCCGTTGCCGCATACCACCGGAAAACTGGTGCGGATAATCTTTCATGCGGGATGCCGGATCGGGGATTCCCACCAGTTCAAGGAGTCGGACTCCTTTGGTGAACAGCTCTGCCTTTTTCTTTTTATAGGATTCGGGGATGGCTTTATCCCAGAGGATGATACCTCCGGCAAAGACTGACGGAATCAGTATCCCGCCAAGCAGTGAGCCGGCAAAGGCGGAAAGCTGAAAAGTCCATCCGGCGGCAAGCTGGCTGAAAAAGAGAAAAATTGCGGCAAAAATACCCATTAGAGAGAAGCGAAATTTCCAGGAATGTCCCCGAAAGGATTCTGCCAGATTAATGACACGGTCCCGGATAAATTCTTTAAAAGATTTGGGCTCCAGGGATTCTTCAATCTGCATTCCGATGGTATAGACAGGATTCAGGGATGTCATGGGTTCCTGAAAGATCATGGCGATATTCCGGCCCCGGTAATCTCTCATCCTGGAATAGAGTTTTTCCATATACTTTCTGAGAGCTTTTTTCCGGGGAGAATTGTAGAACATCCGAATAGTAACCCAGATATCCAGAATAAAAGATAAAACAAGGGGAAGAAGTCCCGGGACAGGCAATAAAGCATAGAGAACAAGCCAGAGAATTAAGAAGGCTACGGCTGCCCATTTCCTTTGTTTTTCGGAAAGTGAATTGAAAAATCGGTATTCGGGCACATCATAGACCTTCCGGTATTCGGTGCCGTCAAAAATGAGTTTATCCCGGAAACGGATAGTTCCTTCTATCACTTCTCCGGGAGGATTGGGGATGAGTTGGATCAGAGAGAGGACCGAGACCGATTTCCCGGATCCGGATTCACCTACAATACCCAGTGTTTCCCCTTCATAGATATTGAAATCAATCCCGTTTACGGCTGTTGCCCAGTCGTCTCCTACTTTAAACCGGGTTTTGAGTCCTTTTATTTCAACCAGTTTTTTTCTGTTCATCGCAACCTCGAATAGACTTTGGGGTCAAAGGCTTCCCGGACACCTTCCCCAATGAAAACAATACAGAGAAGGGTGAGAAATTGTGCTGTAACCGGAGCAAAAACCATCCACCATTTCGTAATATTGGAAAGACCCACATCCAGCATTTGTCCCCAACTGGGTGTCGGCGGCGGCATGCCGAATCCCAGATAATCAAGCCCCACAAGAGCCAGAATACCCATAACGACGGCAAAAGGAAAATAAGTGATCACAGGTACCAGGGAATTGGGCAGGATATGCTTGAACATGACTTTGAAATTACTTTGTCCCATGGACAGGGCTGCCGCCACGTAATCCTTGGCCTTTTCCCTGTAAAATTCAGCCCGCATCAGGTAGGTCATACTGATCCAGTTCACAATGGTATAGATTCCGATCAAAAGGAGAAAGGAAGGTTTCATGATGGAAACCAGGATAATAATGACATACAAAATGGGCATGCTGGACCAGATTTCAATAATCCGCTGAAAGAAAAGATCAAATTTTCCGCCGAAATATCCCATGGAACCGCCGATCAGAATGCCGATAATGTAATTCACGACCGTCAATAACAAAGCAAATGAGATGGAGATATTAAAAGCATAGCAAAGGCGTGCGAATACATCCCGCCCGGTATTGTCCGTACCCAGCCAGTGTTCGGAATTTGGCGGTTCAAACATTTTATTCCCCTCGACGGTAATATCCTCATAGGGGCTATAGGGGTAAGGGGGCATGATGAGCCAGTTCGGACTGCCTGTTTCGTTCCAGGTTTCTTTCAGAAGCCTGTAATTGGTTTCTCCGGGGACATCCTGACCAAAGGTTGTGCCGTGAATATATCCCTGGATGACAGGAAAATAGAGCTGGTCATCGTATTTTACCACCAGAGCTCGATTGTTAATGAGAAACGGGAGAAAGAAAGAAATGATATAGAAGGTTACCAGAATGACGAAAGAATAGTAACCCCGTTTCATGGTTTTGAATTTTTCCCACCTTTTCCGGTAGATGCTTAAAGATATCTCTTCCGTATCAATTGTATATCGCTTAAAAAGTTTTGGCCATTTCATTTAAAACGTATCCTCGGGTCTACAGTTGCAAGGGCAAGATCAGACAATATATTACCAATCAGCCGAATCAGAACGACAATAACAAGGAACCCCAGAGTAATTGGGTAGTCCCGGTCCAGAATAGCCTGATAACCCATTTTCCCGAATCCATCGATATTAAAAACCCGTTCGATAAAATAAGAGCCGGATATAATGATCCCAATATTTTGTCCGATACGGGCTGCAATGGGAATCAGGGAATTTCTCATGGCATGGATCCAGACGACGCGTTTTTCACTGAGTCCTTTGGCAAAAGCTGTCCGGATATAATCCTGTGAAAGGTTTTCAAGAAGGCTGTTTTTCATCAGGGTTGTCATGGTGGCGAAACTGCCGATAGTCCAGGCGATAATGGGCAGGATGGCATGATGGAGCTGATCCAGGATTTTTTGCCACCAGGAAAGGGTTTCCCAGATTTCCATAGGTGAACGGAATCCTCCCAGGGGGAAAATATCCCAGAAAGATCCGCCACCAAAGAGGACGAGGAGAACGCCTCCCAGAGCCCAACCCGGAATGGAGTATCCCACAAAAACAATCACGCTGGATATAAAATCGAAGGGTGTTCCGTGATTCAGGGCCTTTTTGATCCCCAGGGGAATGCAGATCAAATACATGAGTATCAGTCCGGAAAGACCGTAAAAAATTGATATTTTAAAACGGGGTGCCATCACCTCGGTTACAGGTTGGGCATAGGTATAGGAAGTTCCCAGATTGCCGGTGAGTATTCCCGAAAATTCTGTTTGAAAGATGACAGCATCAGCCGAACCGTCGTCACGAATTTTATCGATACGGCCTTTCCAATCTGACGGAACGGCTCCCGATTCATCGGTTATGCGTAACCCTTTTTCACTTCGTTCAAGGTTCAGGTAGGTTCCATAGCCTACATATTTATTAAGTGTTAATTCGCCCGGTTTAAAGGTCAGATCCCTGTGGCGGATTTCCCGGGGCCACACACCGAGCCAAATGAGATAGCGTTGCCAGATGGGCTTATCGAAGCCGTAAAAACGATTGAGTTCTTTCAGTGCGGATTCGGGAAGAATGCTGCTGCCGCCGGTCATCATATCCCCGGTAGCGCCTGAGATTTCTCCACGACTCATGCTTCCCATCTGCAGCCGTTGAATTGTCTGTTCCAACGGCCCTCCCGGCGTAAGCTGCAAAATAACGAAAATGAGAAGGGTTGAACCAAGAAACGTGGGAATCATGAGCAGGATACGTCGAACAAAATACTGGATCATGATTGAGGTCCCTTTCAGATGTCCGTATTTTTATATTTATCCCAATAACGGACAATCATCTCGCCTTTCGGCAGGGAGGTGTTGTTTTTCATGGCCTCTTTCAGCAGGGCATCTTTTTCCGGTTCATACCACCAGTATCTGAAAATACTGGTATAGTCTCCGTTGTAACGGTCAAAAACAAATTCCGGATGCCCCAGTTTGTTCCAGTATAGAATATTCATAGAGCGTC
This genomic interval from Candidatus Neomarinimicrobiota bacterium contains the following:
- a CDS encoding ATP-binding cassette domain-containing protein, producing MHTSPLVDVQHLKVHFPVFGGVLSHKVATVKAVDDISFSIGKREIVGMVGESGCGKTTVGRALINILKHVAPDVELSGDIIYHIKGKKVNFIKNSPKKIRPYRSDVQMIFQDPYASLNPRMTVAQIISEPLQLHTTMSKTEQKERVGWLLDKVGLQPEQSRRYPHEFSGGQRQRVGIARALATNPELIICDEPVSALDVSIQAQVINLMQELQDEFNMSYLFIAHDLSVVEHISDRIIVMYLGNIVEMGKARDVYHHPRHPYSKALLSAVPLPDPSRKNRKRIVLEGDVPNPLNKPSGCPFRTRCPLALPSCAEAVPPLEEHADGHFVACPVVK
- a CDS encoding ABC transporter ATP-binding protein; protein product: MEKLYSRMRDYRGRNIAMIFQEPMTSLNPVYTIGMQIEESLEPKSFKEFIRDRVINLAESFRGHSWKFRFSLMGIFAAIFLFFSQLAAGWTFQLSAFAGSLLGGILIPSVFAGGIILWDKAIPESYKKKKAELFTKGVRLLELVGIPDPASRMKDYPHQFSGGMRQRVMIAMALAKNPSLLIADEPTTALDVTIQAQILDLMLEIKNKKSDSAIVLITHDLAVVAETCERVIVMYGGMIQEEAPVEELFNHPLHPYTLGLLRSIPNPLDTGKKEKLKTIRGMVPSILKLPEGCKFCTRCDHKIDICDTIEPKLREIRPRHFVRCHVVQQNMESKL
- a CDS encoding ABC transporter permease subunit, which produces MKWPKLFKRYTIDTEEISLSIYRKRWEKFKTMKRGYYSFVILVTFYIISFFLPFLINNRALVVKYDDQLYFPVIQGYIHGTTFGQDVPGETNYRLLKETWNETGSPNWLIMPPYPYSPYEDITVEGNKMFEPPNSEHWLGTDNTGRDVFARLCYAFNISISFALLLTVVNYIIGILIGGSMGYFGGKFDLFFQRIIEIWSSMPILYVIIILVSIMKPSFLLLIGIYTIVNWISMTYLMRAEFYREKAKDYVAAALSMGQSNFKVMFKHILPNSLVPVITYFPFAVVMGILALVGLDYLGFGMPPPTPSWGQMLDVGLSNITKWWMVFAPVTAQFLTLLCIVFIGEGVREAFDPKVYSRLR
- a CDS encoding ABC transporter permease subunit, with the translated sequence MEQTIQRLQMGSMSRGEISGATGDMMTGGSSILPESALKELNRFYGFDKPIWQRYLIWLGVWPREIRHRDLTFKPGELTLNKYVGYGTYLNLERSEKGLRITDESGAVPSDWKGRIDKIRDDGSADAVIFQTEFSGILTGNLGTSYTYAQPVTEVMAPRFKISIFYGLSGLILMYLICIPLGIKKALNHGTPFDFISSVIVFVGYSIPGWALGGVLLVLFGGGSFWDIFPLGGFRSPMEIWETLSWWQKILDQLHHAILPIIAWTIGSFATMTTLMKNSLLENLSQDYIRTAFAKGLSEKRVVWIHAMRNSLIPIAARIGQNIGIIISGSYFIERVFNIDGFGKMGYQAILDRDYPITLGFLVIVVLIRLIGNILSDLALATVDPRIRFK